The sequence below is a genomic window from Thermoplasmata archaeon.
TTGTGGGAAGGGTTAAGAAACGGGGAAAAATGCATGTACATAGCCGTAGACAGACCGCCTTCGGTATTTTTACCGAATGTCACGCGTTCATTCAAGTGGTCGCTGAACAATATGAGCCTGATGGATGCAGTTCCCGCGCATTCCCTTTATACTGTTGGCTACCCTGTTCACGATATTACTGCGAAGGGAGAGATTAGTAAAGTCAGTAAAATGAAAGAGGGCGCAGAAAAAGGAGAGTTAACGATAGAGTCTATAATTATGAAATTGGCTAAAGAGTTCGATACTAATAAATATGATAGAATCGTATTAGATTCATTAACTATACTCAGAAAATATGGTATTGAAGAAGAGCGCAAAAATCTGGCAATTCATCAGCTTGTTCGCTTTTTTATCGAAAAAAAAGTTACAACCATTCTGACAGTTGACAGCAATGTGGAGGATCTTAGCGCAGAATTGCTTTTATCAGACGGATTTATAATTTTAAATAAAGAGGTTCGCAAAAATGCCTATTATAGAACATTGCAGATTCTGAAAATGAGAGGTACAACCTTTGATTTTAAGCCACATGAACTACTAATTAACGAGGAAGGCGTAAGCGTAAGAATATGAAATTCAGTGGCATTATATTATGGAATGACAAAGTAATACAAGGTACGGTAGAGATTGAGAATGAAACGGTTATTGACCTCACTCCTAAAAAGTCAGATGCTTTAAATGGTGTTTTTTTACCCTATTTTATAAACATGCATACGCATCTTGGAGATTCTTTCATTATGGAAGAACCGGTAGGATCTATATCTGATATAGTTGGTCCAGGTGGATTAAAAGCGAGAGCGCTGGAACATGTAAACAAGAAGAGACAACAAATTGAAATAGTGAATAACCTAAAGATCATGGCTAAAGAGCATGTTTCTACTTTTTTGGATTTTAGAGAGCAGGGTATTTACGGGATCGAGTTATTAAAAGAAGTTTTACCGGACACGCTGAATTGCTTGATATTATCCAGGCCCGCAAAAAACGATGAATTCAATGCAAAAGAAATAGATGCGTTGTTAGATAACTCTGCAGGAATCGGGCTTAGCTCAATATCAGATTATCCTAAAGATATAATTTTAAAAATCAGAAAAAAAGTCTCAGATAAAAACAAGATTTTTGCGATACATGCCAGCGAAAGAATAAGAGAAGACATAGATTTTATATTAGATTTAAAACCTACATTTTTAGTGCACATGCTAAAAGCCACAGACTCAGATCTAGAGCGAGTAAGAGAGGAAAACGTATCTATTGTTGTCACGCCCAAATCCAATAGTCAGTTCAGTACAGTACCACATATATCACGATTGTTAAATTACAGGATAAATGTGGCGATAGGAACGGATAATGGCATGTTCACAGCACCTTCTATAAGATCTGAAATGGAGTATTTATATCGTATATCCAATCTCTATGGTCACATAGACCCCATCGAGATCCTGAAAATGAGCACGGTAAACGCATTAAAGATCCTGAAACAAAATCCGCTGGAAGTAGGCAAAAAAGTTTCAGGCATGTTTTTCAAATCCAGTCCTTATAAGATTGTCTCTGATCCATTTTTAGAACCGTTTACGCTATTTTGAGAAAACTATAAATCGCACCAACTGTTTGCAAATAGTATGTGTGATACATTAGTATCTATGAATCAGAACAATGCCAATAAGAATGTTACCTATTTTGCAAAGAACAGTGACAGAGAGCCTGATGAAATACAGCTTGTAGAATATTATCCAAGGATTATAAGAGATAAAATAGTTAAATGCACATATATTGATGTTGCTTTTGAAGGTGAAAGCAACGCTATTGTGATCTCTAGACCTTACTGGATGTGGGGTGCAGAGATGGGAGTCAATGAATATGGTGTGGCAATTGGTAACGAAGCTCTGTTCACAAAGCGAAAGTTTGAAAAA
It includes:
- a CDS encoding ATPase domain-containing protein, translating into KRVKYGIEGLDKMMDGGLIPGRVYFLSGGTGTGKTVLGLRFLWEGLRNGEKCMYIAVDRPPSVFLPNVTRSFKWSLNNMSLMDAVPAHSLYTVGYPVHDITAKGEISKVSKMKEGAEKGELTIESIIMKLAKEFDTNKYDRIVLDSLTILRKYGIEEERKNLAIHQLVRFFIEKKVTTILTVDSNVEDLSAELLLSDGFIILNKEVRKNAYYRTLQILKMRGTTFDFKPHELLINEEGVSVRI
- a CDS encoding amidohydrolase family protein codes for the protein MKFSGIILWNDKVIQGTVEIENETVIDLTPKKSDALNGVFLPYFINMHTHLGDSFIMEEPVGSISDIVGPGGLKARALEHVNKKRQQIEIVNNLKIMAKEHVSTFLDFREQGIYGIELLKEVLPDTLNCLILSRPAKNDEFNAKEIDALLDNSAGIGLSSISDYPKDIILKIRKKVSDKNKIFAIHASERIREDIDFILDLKPTFLVHMLKATDSDLERVREENVSIVVTPKSNSQFSTVPHISRLLNYRINVAIGTDNGMFTAPSIRSEMEYLYRISNLYGHIDPIEILKMSTVNALKILKQNPLEVGKKVSGMFFKSSPYKIVSDPFLEPFTLF